The segment GTGAATGCGGCCTTCTCCGACATCCTCTCCCTGCTCAAGGAGCGCCTCGGCGCCCGCCTTCGGGCTTGAGCGGTTTCCTTGACACCTCGGCAGGTGATACCTAGAATTTCTCTTTAACGCCCTTTCATTTCTCTTCGCGCCCGACGGGAAAAGCGGCCACCATGGTCTTAGATAAGCTAGATGCGCTTGAATCCTCCTTGTCCAAGGTTCTCGATGAACTCACCGAGCTTCGGCGCTCGCGCCAGGAGTTGGAGAGTCAGTTGGCCCAAGCCCGTTCGCAGGCGCAGTCTGCGGAGGAGGGACTCCGTGGCCGGGA is part of the bacterium genome and harbors:
- the zapB gene encoding cell division protein ZapB yields the protein MVLDKLDALESSLSKVLDELTELRRSRQELESQLAQARSQAQSAEEGLRGRESELNRLREENSRLQQEQGEVRSRVERILSHIPE